The DNA region GGATCCTTCCGGCGGCCGGTCGGGCTGCCGTTATACAGGATCCGCCCCGGCGGGGTACCACGCCCGGCGACTACTCCTCCGACCGGCTCGTGCCGTCGCGATTGCGCTCGTAGCGCCGGGTCTGCGGGAACGGCGGCAGCCAGGCCTCGCGGCGGATGGTCCAGAGCTCGTACGTCGGCTTCAGCTGGTCGGGCGCGTCCAGGGATCCGAGGTTCAACCCGATCTCGTCCTCGCTGAGCCCGAAGACGGGCGAGCCGCAGCGGGGGCAGAAGGACCTGCCGGCGAACGTGCGCGACTCGCCCTCGATCTTCACCGCGTCCGCCGGGAAGATCGCGGACGCGTGGAACAGCGCTCCGTGGTTCTTGCGGCAGTCGAGGCAGTGGCAGATGCCGACGCGGTACGGGCGTCCGGTCGCCACGAATCGAAGGTCGCCGCACAGGCAGCCGCCGGTGAATCGTTCCATCTGCGCCTCCTCTGGAGCTCGTTCTCGTAACCGCGGCCGGCCGGCGTCGGAAGGGCGACCTCCCGGCCGTCGTCCGGCCAACGCCTTTCTACCGGCCGCCCGCTTGCGCGTGGCCCTTGCCCTCGCATCTCGCTTGGGGCGCGATCGATGGTCCGTGCCCGCCGGCCGGGTCCACGGCATGTGGTTGGCCTCGCTGGTGGAGGACGCGCGTATGCCCAAGATCGTCGTGAACGCATTCCTGACCCTGGATGGCGTGATGCAGGCTCCCGGCGCGCCGGACGAGGACCGCGAGGGCGGCTTCGTGCACGGTGGGTGGATGGCGCCGTACTCCGACGACGTCCTGGAGCGGGTCGTCGCCGACGGGTTCGCCGACGCCGACGGCTTCCTGCTCGGGCGCAAGACCTACGACATCTTCGCGAGCTACTGGCCGAAGATCACCGACCCCGCCAACCCGATCGCGAGCGCGCTCAACGCGCGGCCGAAGCACGTGGTCTCGCGCAGCCTCGAGCGCGTGGAGTGGAACAACTCCCACCTCATCGAGGGCGACGTGGTCGGCGAGGTGCGGAAGCTCCGGCAGCAGCCGGGCCGGACCGTGCAGACGTGGGGCAGCACCGAGCTGCTCCAGACGCTGCTCGAGCACGACCTCGTGGACGAGTACCGCCTGTTCGTGTTCCCGGTGCTGCTCGGCTCGGGCAAGCGGCTGTTCGCGGGCGGCACGGCGCCGGCGGCGCTCCGGCGGGTGGAGTCGGTCAGCGGCGAGAAGGGCGGGACGTACCTCCGGCTCGAGCGCGCCGGCAAGCCGGAGTACGGGCGGATGGGCGGCTGATCCCGGCCGCTCCGTTGGCTACGGGGCCGCCTTGCCTGGCGAGAACTTGATCAGGCGGTCGTAGAGCACCTCCTGCATGGCTGCCCCGCTCTTCGTCGCGGGCTCGAGGTACATGCGGTAGAGCAGTCCCAGCACCGTGTCGGGGCCCACGTCGAGTCGCCTGCACTTCTTGACGAGGTCCTCGGAGGGCACCTGCAGGCAGTTCGCCTCGCCTCCGCAGCTCCTCGAGATCTTGTAGGCGTACATCAGGCCCGCCGCGGGATCGCCGGGGGGCAGGAACCGTGCTGCGGTGCCGGAGAGCTTGCGATCGTCCACCGTGCCGATGGACAGCTTCCCGTCCTTCGCCTCGCCCGTGTAGACGTTGATGCTCATGTACGAGGTCTTGCCAGTCGCGGCGTGGTTGGCGCCGAAGGCCATCAGGAACTCGCCGTCACCGAGCGTGATCTGGTCGTCCCAGGAGAGGAACTCGGGCAGGTACCCGGCCTGGAGGCAGAACGCGTCGCGCGCGTCGCCTCCCACCGGTACGGCGCGCTGCAGGTCGTCCATGCCCTCGTAGCCGACGGGCACGGTGACCGGAACGTCCTTCGCGTCCATCCCGGGGTTCGCGTCGAGGATGCGCTGCCGGAGCACGCCCAGCGTGTTCCAGAGGTACACCTCCGACTGCCCGGTCCCGCGGATGCGCAGCCCGGGCAGCGGAAAGGGGTCGAGGTCCCCTTCGTCCACCGGGACGCGCGGCGTCACCCGGAACATCCGGAGCGGCGCGTTGCGGATGTACGCCTCGCCGGCGTTCTCGTAGCCGTCCTCCCACATCGCGTTCCGCATCTGGATCCGGAAGTCGTCGGCGGCATCGCCGTCCCCGAGGTTCAGCATCGAGGCCGGGAACACGACCTGGTTGACGGCGTCCGTCGAGTAGCCGACGTCCCCGAGCGCCTGGAGGACGCTTCGATACGTGCCCCGGTCCGGCGTGAAGACGAGCGCGACCCGCTTGCCGAAGGGATCGCCGGGCGGGCCCTCGGTCTTGATGGACAGGTGGTTGACCGGATCCGTCGGGGCGACCATGAGCCCCGGCAGCCGCTGGCCGTCGGGGTACACCTTGCTCGCGATCCACGCGTAGAACGCGAAGTAGCGCTCCGGCGGCGGCGTCGTCCCGACCAGCACGATGGCCTCGTCAGGCCGGAGCTTGAAGTCCTGCACCAGCTCGGCAGAGCCTGCCGCCCTCGGGACCTTCAGCACGAGATAGGGAGCGTTGTTGTTGTACCAGGCGTGATCGATGTCTGGCGCGTACCTGCACCAGGCCTCTCCCCGGTTCCACACCTCGACGCCCCCGGGCGTCACGTGGAATCCACGCCGCTCGAGCTCCGCCGTGAGCCTGGTCGGGCCCGGCTCCGCGGCACCGCCCACGAGCGGCAGCCAGACGAGCGCGCCGAGCACGGCGGCGCGAATTCCCCATCGCCCTCTGTTCCTCATGGCCGACCTCCCTCGCCGGCCGCGGCTGGGGGCAGCCGGCCACGCGCGCGCGCGCTCGACCGGATCAGATGCCGTCGGGCGATGCTCCACAACCGGGCGCGCGGGTCGCGCCGCGCATGGCAGGTCGTCGGGGTGTGCTTCGGCGCCGCGATCGCGCCGGCGGCTCACCCGCCCTGCTTCCTCAGGATGACGTGCAGCGCGCGCTCCGTCGCGACGTGCTCGACGCAGCGGTAGCCGAGGGCGGTCGTGTCGAGGCCGGCGAGGAGGTGCTCGCCGCGGCCGAGGAGCACCGGCGAGATCGCGAGGTGCAGCTCGTCCACGAGCCCGGCGGCGAGGTACTCGCGGACGGTCGCGACGCCGCCGCCGAGGCGGACGTCCTTCCCGCGCGCCGCCTCCTTCGCGCGGTCGAGCGCCGCGTGGATGCCCTCGGTCACGAAGTGGAACGTGGTCCCGCCCTGCATCTCGAGCGGCGGCCGCGCGTGGTGCGTGAGCACGAAGACGGGCACGTGATAGACGGGGTTCTCGCCCCACCACCCCTTCCAGCCGTCGTCCGTCCACGGCCCGCGCGACGGCGCGAACATGTTGCGTCCGAGGATCCAGGCGCCGACGTTCTCGAAGCTGCGCGCGGCGAGGTCGTCGTCCACGCCCCGCCGGCCCTCGTCCGCGCCGGCGGCGCCGCCGGCGTGCATCCTCCTGAACGTCCGCGTGTCGAGGACCCACTCGTGCAGCGACATGCCCCCGACGCCGAGCGGGTGCTCCAGGGACTGGTCCGGGCCGGCGCCGTAACCGTCGATCGAGATCGAGAAGGCGTTCACGCGAAGCTTCGACATGGTTGGATTCCTCTCGCGCGGGCAGCGCCCGCGGCAGCTGGGACCCCCGTCCTCGGATCGAGCGACGCACGAGGCGGGCCGGAGGATACGTGGCGACGTGGGGTGCACCTCGATTACGCCGGGCACCGCCGGGGAGCACCTTCCGGATGGGGTGAACGCGCCTCGCCCGGCCGCAGGTCACGTCGCCTCCTCCCCCTCCTCTGGATCGGTCCCGGGGACGTGTCGCCCCGAGGACGAGGGCGTTATACCCACCAGCGCGCACGGGCGGCGGCGAGGCGGCGGAGCGAGTGACGAACGCGATCGAGACGACGGGACTGGTGAAGCACTTCGGCGCGACGCACGCGCTGAACGGCGTGGACCTCGCCATCCGGCGGGGCTCGGTCTACGGCCTGCTGGGGCCGAACGGCGCCGGCAAGACCACGACCATCCGCATCCTCGCCACCCTGCTCCGGCCGACCGGCGGCCGCGCGATGGTGCTCGGCCACGACGTGGGCCGAGAGCCGGCGGCGGTGCGGAGCAAGGTGAGCCTGACCGGACAGTTCGCGTCGGTGGACGAGGACCTCTCCGGCCAGGAGAACCTGGTGCTGGTGGGCCGGCTGCTCGGCCTCTCCTGGCGCGACGCCCGGGGCCGCGCCGCGGAGCTGCTGGACGCGTTCGGGCTCGCCGAGCTGGCCGGCCGGCAGGTGATGACGTACTCGGGCGGCGAGCGGCGCCGCATCGACATCGCGGCGAGCCTGGTGACGGTGCCGGAGATCCTGTTCCTCGACGAGCCCACCACCGGGCTCGATCCGCGCAGCCGCACGCAGGTCTGGGACCTGGTGCGCCGCATCGCCGCGGGCGGCACCACGGTGCTCCTCACCACCCAGTACCTCGACGAGGCGGACCGGCTGGCGGAGCGCATGGCGGTCATCGACCACGGCCGCGTCATCGCCGAGGGGACGAGCCGCGAGCTGAAGGCGTCGGTCGGCTCGAACGCGCTCCGGCTGCGGCTCGCGGACGCCGGCCAGCGCGCGGCGGCGCAGCAGGTGATCACCCGCGTGCTGGGCGACGGGGTCATGCCGGGCGCGGAGCCGGCCGAGGTCGCGGCGCGCCTCGAGAAGGCGGCGCAGGCGGGCGCGGTCCTGTCGGCGCTCTCCGAGGGCGGGATCGAGATCGCGGAGGTGACGGTGGGCAACCCGAGCCTGGACGAGGTGTTCCTGGCGCTCACCGGGCGCACGGCGGAGCGAGGCGACGGGGCGGAGCCGGGCGGCGAGGCGGAGGCGAGCCGATGAACGCGACCCACGAGGCGCTCGCGATCCGGGCGCGGCCGCGGCCGGCCTCGGCGCCGTCGGCCGTGCTGACGCTGGCGTGGCGGGCGATGCTGAAGATCAAGCACGTCCCGTTCCAGCTCTTCGACGTCACCGTCACGCCGATCATGTTCACGCTGCTGTTCACGTTCATCTTCGGCGGCGCGCTGGCCGGCTCGCCGCGGCAGTACGTGCAGTACCTCGTGCCCGGCGTGCTCGTGCAGACGGTCCTGTTCATCACCGTCTACACCGGCGTGGGGCTGAACTCCGACATCCGCAAGGGCCTGTACGACCGGTTCCGCTCGCTGCCCATGTGGCAGCCGGCGCCGCTGCTGGGCGCGCTCGCCGGCGACGTGTTCCGCTACTCGGTGGCGGGCGGGGTGATCCTGGTGGTGGGGTTCATCCTCGGCTTCCGGCCGCAGGGCGGGGCGCCGGGCGTGCTCGCGGCGATGGCGCTGGTGCTGGTGTTCAGCTTCGCGCTCTCGTGGCTGTGGATCGTGGTGGGCATGCTGGTGCGCACGCCCGAGTCGGTCATGACCACGAGCTTCGTGTTCCTGATGCCGCTCACGTTCGCGAGCGACATCTTCGTGGGCCTCGGGACGATGCCGGGCTGGCTCCAGGGCGTCGTCCGCCACAACCCGGTGACGCACCTCGCGAACGCGTCCCGCGACCTGATGCACGGGCGGCCGGCCGGCGCGGACGTCTCCTGGACGCTGCTGGCGTCGCTCGTGATCGTCGCCGCGGTCGCGCCGCTCGCGATGCGGCTCTACCGCAAGGAGCGGTAACTGGCGCTCATCCCGACCCTTCGACTCCGGCGGGCCTTTCGGCCCGCTCGCTCATCCCGAGCGTAGCGCGGCCCGCGGGCCGCGCGGAGTCGAGGGACGCTCAGGGTGAGCGGATGGTGCGGGAGCCGCGCCTACCGCGCGATCGGCTTGTACCGGAGGCGCTTCGGCTTCGCGCCCTCCTCGCCCAGCCGGCGCCGCTTGTCGGCCTCGTACTCCTGGTAGTTGCCGGTGAAGAACGTCCACTGCGAGTCGCCCTCGGCCGCCAGGATGTGCGTGGCGATGCGGTCGAGGAACCAGCGGTCGTGCGAGATGACGAACACGCAGCCGGCGTACTCGAGCAGCGCGTCCTCCAGCGCCCGGAGCGTCTCGACGTCGAGGTCGTTCGAGGGCTCGTCGAGCAGCAGCACGTTCGCGCCGGTCATGAGCGTCTTGGCGAGGTGGAGCCGGCCGCGCTCGCCGCCGGAGAGCGTGCCCACCACCTTCTGCTGGTCGGCGCCC from Anaeromyxobacter dehalogenans 2CP-C includes:
- a CDS encoding GFA family protein, with amino-acid sequence MERFTGGCLCGDLRFVATGRPYRVGICHCLDCRKNHGALFHASAIFPADAVKIEGESRTFAGRSFCPRCGSPVFGLSEDEIGLNLGSLDAPDQLKPTYELWTIRREAWLPPFPQTRRYERNRDGTSRSEE
- a CDS encoding dihydrofolate reductase family protein, whose protein sequence is MPKIVVNAFLTLDGVMQAPGAPDEDREGGFVHGGWMAPYSDDVLERVVADGFADADGFLLGRKTYDIFASYWPKITDPANPIASALNARPKHVVSRSLERVEWNNSHLIEGDVVGEVRKLRQQPGRTVQTWGSTELLQTLLEHDLVDEYRLFVFPVLLGSGKRLFAGGTAPAALRRVESVSGEKGGTYLRLERAGKPEYGRMGG
- a CDS encoding dihydrofolate reductase family protein; translation: MSKLRVNAFSISIDGYGAGPDQSLEHPLGVGGMSLHEWVLDTRTFRRMHAGGAAGADEGRRGVDDDLAARSFENVGAWILGRNMFAPSRGPWTDDGWKGWWGENPVYHVPVFVLTHHARPPLEMQGGTTFHFVTEGIHAALDRAKEAARGKDVRLGGGVATVREYLAAGLVDELHLAISPVLLGRGEHLLAGLDTTALGYRCVEHVATERALHVILRKQGG
- a CDS encoding daunorubicin resistance protein DrrA family ABC transporter ATP-binding protein; the encoded protein is MTNAIETTGLVKHFGATHALNGVDLAIRRGSVYGLLGPNGAGKTTTIRILATLLRPTGGRAMVLGHDVGREPAAVRSKVSLTGQFASVDEDLSGQENLVLVGRLLGLSWRDARGRAAELLDAFGLAELAGRQVMTYSGGERRRIDIAASLVTVPEILFLDEPTTGLDPRSRTQVWDLVRRIAAGGTTVLLTTQYLDEADRLAERMAVIDHGRVIAEGTSRELKASVGSNALRLRLADAGQRAAAQQVITRVLGDGVMPGAEPAEVAARLEKAAQAGAVLSALSEGGIEIAEVTVGNPSLDEVFLALTGRTAERGDGAEPGGEAEASR
- a CDS encoding ABC transporter permease, encoding MNATHEALAIRARPRPASAPSAVLTLAWRAMLKIKHVPFQLFDVTVTPIMFTLLFTFIFGGALAGSPRQYVQYLVPGVLVQTVLFITVYTGVGLNSDIRKGLYDRFRSLPMWQPAPLLGALAGDVFRYSVAGGVILVVGFILGFRPQGGAPGVLAAMALVLVFSFALSWLWIVVGMLVRTPESVMTTSFVFLMPLTFASDIFVGLGTMPGWLQGVVRHNPVTHLANASRDLMHGRPAGADVSWTLLASLVIVAAVAPLAMRLYRKER